The proteins below come from a single Hemibagrus wyckioides isolate EC202008001 linkage group LG22, SWU_Hwy_1.0, whole genome shotgun sequence genomic window:
- the apba1a gene encoding amyloid-beta A4 precursor protein-binding family A member 1 isoform X1: MSHQEAPLGYEPVEAPEADLGRREQPSSQRRRHENSGRSRHHHSGNGSENNHSQPGSQRQRRHEGSEGAGRPRTSRRMPDEGDVEQQQIQRPIPRPAVSRYRRQGDTEARLRAQQQRQRQRERERQQREAERAEQQRLDDEEDDHSELARSASTESGFHNHTDQAEGDAVMALEAEPEDEGMYGVALRPEAEEYAESAESEQQPQYPPQPPPLPHEPLQNMERPSRHNTEALNPGYSNYVYTQPRPDDQPYSEPYADYGVQEHVYEEIPEAPEGDMPQQRRAGLRLLERDSFGQQEAVGSRLHHYDERSDGESDSPEKEAEFAPYPRTDSCEQDEDVEHIMDEVNESLEHPAAEQEADRHKEEEQVEEGKLQESGNEGGKGEDGKPPMSSPSEESAQVRSSRQKRDAISLAIKDIKEAIEEVKSRTVRSPYTPDEPKEPIWVMRQDLSPSMESDLQPPLGGDSPGPASTSPQGAESSSSNLLQHEGSENFESPSPAGKEKWQSRRSIASFPTYVEVPGPCDPEDLIDGIIFAANYLGSTQLLSDKTPSKNVRMMQAQEAVSRIKTAQKLAKNRKKAPEGETQPMTEVDLFISTQRIKVLNADSQETMMDHPLRTISYIADIGNIVVLMARRRMPRSDSQENMEASDPAQDEKRQYKMICHVFESEDAQLIAQSIGQAFSVAYQEFLRANGINPEDLSQKEYSDLLNTQDMYNDDLIHFSKSENCKDVYIEKQKGEILGVVIVESGWGSILPTVIIANMMHAGPAEKSGRLNIGDQIMSINGTSLVGLPLSTCQSIIKGLKNQSRIKLNIVRCPPVTTVLIRRPDLRYQLGFSVQNGIICSLMRGGIAERGGVRVGHRIIEINGQSVVATPHEKIVHILSNAVGEIHMKTMPAAMYRLLTAQEQPVYI, translated from the exons ATGAGCCATCAGGAGGCGCCGCTGGGCTACGAGCCAGTTGAGGCACCTGAAGCCGATCTGGGCCGCCGAGAGCAGCCTTCCTCTCAGCGCAGACGACACGAAAACTCGGGCCGCTCTCGCCATCATCACAGTGGTAATGGCAGCGAGAACAACCACTCCCAGCCCGGGTCACAGCGGCAACGGCGTCACGAGGGCTCTGAAGGGGCCGGGCGACCGCGCACCTCCCGCAGGATGCCTGACGAAGGTGACGTGGAACAGCAGCAAATTCAGCGGCCTATCCCACGGCCGGCGGTGAGCCGCTACCGCAGGCAAGGAGACACAGAGGCACGACTGAGGGCTCAGCAGCAGCGGCAGaggcagagggagagggaaagacaACAGAGGGAGGCAGAAAGAGCTGAGCAACAGCGATtggatgatgaagaggatgacCACAGTGAACTGGCACGCTCTGCAAGTACAGAGAGCGGTTTCCACAACCACACAGACCAGGCCGAGGGTGACGCCGTCATGGCGCTGGAGGCCGAACCAGAGGATGAGGGTATGTACGGTGTAGCACTACGTCCTGAGGCTGAAGAATACGCAGAGAGTGCAGAATCCGAGCAGCAGCCACAGTATCCTCCCCAACCTCCACCACTTCCCCATGAGCCCCTGCAAAACATGGAGCGGCCAAGCAGACATAACACCGAGGCACTCAACCCTGGTTACTCCAACTATGTTTACACTCAGCCTCGGCCTGATGATCAGCCCTATTCCGAGCCCTATGCTGACTATGGAGTCCAGGAGCATGTGTACGAGGAGATCCCAGAAGCCCCTGAAGGAGACATGCCCCAGCAGCGTCGTGCCGGGCTCCGGCTCCTGGAGCGTGATTCGTTCGGGCAGCAGGAGGCTGTGGGTTCCAGACTCCACCACTACGATGAGCGCTCAGACGGTGAATCCGACAGTCCCGAGAAAGAAGCTGAGTTTGCGCCTTACCCACGCACCGACAGCTGTGAGCAGGACGAAGATGTTGAACATATCATGGATGAAGTGAACGAGAGTCTGGAGCACCCTGCAGCAGAACAGGaagcagacagacacaaagaagaagagcagGTTGAGGAGGGAAAGCTTCAGGAGTCAGGGAACGAGGGAGGGAAAGGAGAGGATGGAAAACCCCCCATGAGCAGCCCCTCTGAGGAGTCAGCTCAGGTCAGGAGCAGTAGGCAGAAGAGGGATGCCATATCTCTGGCCATCAAAGACATCAAGGAGGCCATAGAGGAGGTGAAGAGCAGGACAGTGCGCTCACCCTACACACCAGACGAACCCAAAGAGCCCATCTGGGTGATGAGGCAAGACCTGAGCCCCAGCATGGAGTCGGACCTGCAGCCGCCACTAGGGGGAGAT TCTCCAGGCCCAGCCTCCACCTCTCCACAGGGGGCGGAGTCTTCCAGCAGCAACCTGCTGCAGCATGAGGGGAGTGAAAACTTTGAGTCCCCGTCTCCTGCTGGCAAAGAG aaaTGGCAGTCGAGGAGGAGCATCGCTTCATTCCCAACATATGTGGAAG TTCCAGGCCCATGTGACCCAGAGGACCTCATCGACGGCATCATTTTTGCCGCAAACTATCTGGGCTCGACGCAGCTGCTATCAGACAAGACGCCATCGAAGAACGTGCGCATGATGCAGGCTCAGGAGGCTGTCAGTCGCATCAAG ACGGCCCAGAAATTAGCCAAAAACAGGAAGAAG GCCCCTGAGGGTGAGACACAGCCCATGACGGAGGTGGACCTCTTCATTTCCACTCAAAGAATCAAAGTACTGAATGCTGACTCTCAG GAGACCATGATGGACCACCCATTAAGGACCATTTCTTACATCGCTGACATTGGGAACATTGTGGTTCTGATGGCCAGGAGGAGAATGCCTCGCTCTGACTCTCAGGAGAATATGGAGGCGTCTGATCCAGCCCAGGATGAAAAGCGCCAGTACAAGATGATCTGTCATGTGTTTGAGTCTGAAGAT GCCCAACTCATAGCACAGTCCATTGGCCAGGCTTTCAGTGTAGCATATCAGGAATTCCTGCGCGCCAATGGCATCAACCCTGAGGACCTGAGCCAGAAAGAGTACAGCGACCTCCTTAACACACAGGACATGTACAACGATGACCTCATACACTTCTCCAAGTCAGAGAACTGTAAAGAC GTTTACATAGAGAAGCAGAAAGGAGAGATCCTAGGAGTGGTGATTGTAGAGTCAGGCTGGGGCTCCATCCTTCCTACGGTCATCATTGCTAACATGATGCATGCTGGGCCAGCAGAAAAATCTGGGAGACTGAATATTGGAGACCAGATCATGTCTATTAATGGCACCAGTCTGGTTGGACTTCCTCTCTCCACCTGTCAGAGCATCATCAAG GGGCTGAAGAACCAGTCCAGGATCAAGCTTAATATTGTGCGATGCCCACCAGTCACCACCGTGCTCATCAGAAGGCCAGACCTGAGATATCAGTTGGGGTTCAGCGTGCagaatggcatt ATTTGCAGCCTTATGAGAGGAGGGATAGCAGAACGAGGTGGTGTTCGTGTTGGTCACCGCATCATCGAGATCAACGGCCAGAGCGTGGTGGCGACTCCTCATGAGAAGATTGTACACATTCTGTCCAATGCAGTTGGTGAG ATTCACATGAAGACTATGCCTGCTGCCATGTACCGCCTGTTGACAGCCCAGGAGCAGCCAGTTTACATCTAA
- the apba1a gene encoding amyloid-beta A4 precursor protein-binding family A member 1 isoform X4 produces MSHQEAPLGYEPVEAPEADLGRREQPSSQRRRHENSGRSRHHHSGNGSENNHSQPGSQRQRRHEGSEGAGRPRTSRRMPDEGDVEQQQIQRPIPRPAVSRYRRQGDTEARLRAQQQRQRQRERERQQREAERAEQQRLDDEEDDHSELARSASTESGFHNHTDQAEGDAVMALEAEPEDEGMYGVALRPEAEEYAESAESEQQPQYPPQPPPLPHEPLQNMERPSRHNTEALNPGYSNYVYTQPRPDDQPYSEPYADYGVQEHVYEEIPEAPEGDMPQQRRAGLRLLERDSFGQQEAVGSRLHHYDERSDGESDSPEKEAEFAPYPRTDSCEQDEDVEHIMDEVNESLEHPAAEQEADRHKEEEQVEEGKLQESGNEGGKGEDGKPPMSSPSEESAQVRSSRQKRDAISLAIKDIKEAIEEVKSRTVRSPYTPDEPKEPIWVMRQDLSPSMESDLQPPLGGDSPGPASTSPQGAESSSSNLLQHEGSENFESPSPAGKEKWQSRRSIASFPTYVEVPGPCDPEDLIDGIIFAANYLGSTQLLSDKTPSKNVRMMQAQEAVSRIKAPEGETQPMTEVDLFISTQRIKVLNADSQETMMDHPLRTISYIADIGNIVVLMARRRMPRSDSQENMEASDPAQDEKRQYKMICHVFESEDAQLIAQSIGQAFSVAYQEFLRANGINPEDLSQKEYSDLLNTQDMYNDDLIHFSKSENCKDVYIEKQKGEILGVVIVESGWGSILPTVIIANMMHAGPAEKSGRLNIGDQIMSINGTSLVGLPLSTCQSIIKGLKNQSRIKLNIVRCPPVTTVLIRRPDLRYQLGFSVQNGIICSLMRGGIAERGGVRVGHRIIEINGQSVVATPHEKIVHILSNAVGEIHMKTMPAAMYRLLTAQEQPVYI; encoded by the exons ATGAGCCATCAGGAGGCGCCGCTGGGCTACGAGCCAGTTGAGGCACCTGAAGCCGATCTGGGCCGCCGAGAGCAGCCTTCCTCTCAGCGCAGACGACACGAAAACTCGGGCCGCTCTCGCCATCATCACAGTGGTAATGGCAGCGAGAACAACCACTCCCAGCCCGGGTCACAGCGGCAACGGCGTCACGAGGGCTCTGAAGGGGCCGGGCGACCGCGCACCTCCCGCAGGATGCCTGACGAAGGTGACGTGGAACAGCAGCAAATTCAGCGGCCTATCCCACGGCCGGCGGTGAGCCGCTACCGCAGGCAAGGAGACACAGAGGCACGACTGAGGGCTCAGCAGCAGCGGCAGaggcagagggagagggaaagacaACAGAGGGAGGCAGAAAGAGCTGAGCAACAGCGATtggatgatgaagaggatgacCACAGTGAACTGGCACGCTCTGCAAGTACAGAGAGCGGTTTCCACAACCACACAGACCAGGCCGAGGGTGACGCCGTCATGGCGCTGGAGGCCGAACCAGAGGATGAGGGTATGTACGGTGTAGCACTACGTCCTGAGGCTGAAGAATACGCAGAGAGTGCAGAATCCGAGCAGCAGCCACAGTATCCTCCCCAACCTCCACCACTTCCCCATGAGCCCCTGCAAAACATGGAGCGGCCAAGCAGACATAACACCGAGGCACTCAACCCTGGTTACTCCAACTATGTTTACACTCAGCCTCGGCCTGATGATCAGCCCTATTCCGAGCCCTATGCTGACTATGGAGTCCAGGAGCATGTGTACGAGGAGATCCCAGAAGCCCCTGAAGGAGACATGCCCCAGCAGCGTCGTGCCGGGCTCCGGCTCCTGGAGCGTGATTCGTTCGGGCAGCAGGAGGCTGTGGGTTCCAGACTCCACCACTACGATGAGCGCTCAGACGGTGAATCCGACAGTCCCGAGAAAGAAGCTGAGTTTGCGCCTTACCCACGCACCGACAGCTGTGAGCAGGACGAAGATGTTGAACATATCATGGATGAAGTGAACGAGAGTCTGGAGCACCCTGCAGCAGAACAGGaagcagacagacacaaagaagaagagcagGTTGAGGAGGGAAAGCTTCAGGAGTCAGGGAACGAGGGAGGGAAAGGAGAGGATGGAAAACCCCCCATGAGCAGCCCCTCTGAGGAGTCAGCTCAGGTCAGGAGCAGTAGGCAGAAGAGGGATGCCATATCTCTGGCCATCAAAGACATCAAGGAGGCCATAGAGGAGGTGAAGAGCAGGACAGTGCGCTCACCCTACACACCAGACGAACCCAAAGAGCCCATCTGGGTGATGAGGCAAGACCTGAGCCCCAGCATGGAGTCGGACCTGCAGCCGCCACTAGGGGGAGAT TCTCCAGGCCCAGCCTCCACCTCTCCACAGGGGGCGGAGTCTTCCAGCAGCAACCTGCTGCAGCATGAGGGGAGTGAAAACTTTGAGTCCCCGTCTCCTGCTGGCAAAGAG aaaTGGCAGTCGAGGAGGAGCATCGCTTCATTCCCAACATATGTGGAAG TTCCAGGCCCATGTGACCCAGAGGACCTCATCGACGGCATCATTTTTGCCGCAAACTATCTGGGCTCGACGCAGCTGCTATCAGACAAGACGCCATCGAAGAACGTGCGCATGATGCAGGCTCAGGAGGCTGTCAGTCGCATCAAG GCCCCTGAGGGTGAGACACAGCCCATGACGGAGGTGGACCTCTTCATTTCCACTCAAAGAATCAAAGTACTGAATGCTGACTCTCAG GAGACCATGATGGACCACCCATTAAGGACCATTTCTTACATCGCTGACATTGGGAACATTGTGGTTCTGATGGCCAGGAGGAGAATGCCTCGCTCTGACTCTCAGGAGAATATGGAGGCGTCTGATCCAGCCCAGGATGAAAAGCGCCAGTACAAGATGATCTGTCATGTGTTTGAGTCTGAAGAT GCCCAACTCATAGCACAGTCCATTGGCCAGGCTTTCAGTGTAGCATATCAGGAATTCCTGCGCGCCAATGGCATCAACCCTGAGGACCTGAGCCAGAAAGAGTACAGCGACCTCCTTAACACACAGGACATGTACAACGATGACCTCATACACTTCTCCAAGTCAGAGAACTGTAAAGAC GTTTACATAGAGAAGCAGAAAGGAGAGATCCTAGGAGTGGTGATTGTAGAGTCAGGCTGGGGCTCCATCCTTCCTACGGTCATCATTGCTAACATGATGCATGCTGGGCCAGCAGAAAAATCTGGGAGACTGAATATTGGAGACCAGATCATGTCTATTAATGGCACCAGTCTGGTTGGACTTCCTCTCTCCACCTGTCAGAGCATCATCAAG GGGCTGAAGAACCAGTCCAGGATCAAGCTTAATATTGTGCGATGCCCACCAGTCACCACCGTGCTCATCAGAAGGCCAGACCTGAGATATCAGTTGGGGTTCAGCGTGCagaatggcatt ATTTGCAGCCTTATGAGAGGAGGGATAGCAGAACGAGGTGGTGTTCGTGTTGGTCACCGCATCATCGAGATCAACGGCCAGAGCGTGGTGGCGACTCCTCATGAGAAGATTGTACACATTCTGTCCAATGCAGTTGGTGAG ATTCACATGAAGACTATGCCTGCTGCCATGTACCGCCTGTTGACAGCCCAGGAGCAGCCAGTTTACATCTAA
- the apba1a gene encoding amyloid-beta A4 precursor protein-binding family A member 1 isoform X3 has protein sequence MSHQEAPLGYEPVEAPEADLGRREQPSSQRRRHENSGRSRHHHSGNGSENNHSQPGSQRQRRHEGSEGAGRPRTSRRMPDEGDVEQQQIQRPIPRPAVSRYRRQGDTEARLRAQQQRQRQRERERQQREAERAEQQRLDDEEDDHSELARSASTESGFHNHTDQAEGDAVMALEAEPEDEGMYGVALRPEAEEYAESAESEQQPQYPPQPPPLPHEPLQNMERPSRHNTEALNPGYSNYVYTQPRPDDQPYSEPYADYGVQEHVYEEIPEAPEGDMPQQRRAGLRLLERDSFGQQEAVGSRLHHYDERSDGESDSPEKEAEFAPYPRTDSCEQDEDVEHIMDEVNESLEHPAAEQEADRHKEEEQVEEGKLQESGNEGGKGEDGKPPMSSPSEESAQVRSSRQKRDAISLAIKDIKEAIEEVKSRTVRSPYTPDEPKEPIWVMRQDLSPSMESDLQPPLGGDSPGPASTSPQGAESSSSNLLQHEGSENFESPSPAGKEKWQSRRSIASFPTYVEVPGPCDPEDLIDGIIFAANYLGSTQLLSDKTPSKNVRMMQAQEAVSRIKQAPEGETQPMTEVDLFISTQRIKVLNADSQETMMDHPLRTISYIADIGNIVVLMARRRMPRSDSQENMEASDPAQDEKRQYKMICHVFESEDAQLIAQSIGQAFSVAYQEFLRANGINPEDLSQKEYSDLLNTQDMYNDDLIHFSKSENCKDVYIEKQKGEILGVVIVESGWGSILPTVIIANMMHAGPAEKSGRLNIGDQIMSINGTSLVGLPLSTCQSIIKGLKNQSRIKLNIVRCPPVTTVLIRRPDLRYQLGFSVQNGIICSLMRGGIAERGGVRVGHRIIEINGQSVVATPHEKIVHILSNAVGEIHMKTMPAAMYRLLTAQEQPVYI, from the exons ATGAGCCATCAGGAGGCGCCGCTGGGCTACGAGCCAGTTGAGGCACCTGAAGCCGATCTGGGCCGCCGAGAGCAGCCTTCCTCTCAGCGCAGACGACACGAAAACTCGGGCCGCTCTCGCCATCATCACAGTGGTAATGGCAGCGAGAACAACCACTCCCAGCCCGGGTCACAGCGGCAACGGCGTCACGAGGGCTCTGAAGGGGCCGGGCGACCGCGCACCTCCCGCAGGATGCCTGACGAAGGTGACGTGGAACAGCAGCAAATTCAGCGGCCTATCCCACGGCCGGCGGTGAGCCGCTACCGCAGGCAAGGAGACACAGAGGCACGACTGAGGGCTCAGCAGCAGCGGCAGaggcagagggagagggaaagacaACAGAGGGAGGCAGAAAGAGCTGAGCAACAGCGATtggatgatgaagaggatgacCACAGTGAACTGGCACGCTCTGCAAGTACAGAGAGCGGTTTCCACAACCACACAGACCAGGCCGAGGGTGACGCCGTCATGGCGCTGGAGGCCGAACCAGAGGATGAGGGTATGTACGGTGTAGCACTACGTCCTGAGGCTGAAGAATACGCAGAGAGTGCAGAATCCGAGCAGCAGCCACAGTATCCTCCCCAACCTCCACCACTTCCCCATGAGCCCCTGCAAAACATGGAGCGGCCAAGCAGACATAACACCGAGGCACTCAACCCTGGTTACTCCAACTATGTTTACACTCAGCCTCGGCCTGATGATCAGCCCTATTCCGAGCCCTATGCTGACTATGGAGTCCAGGAGCATGTGTACGAGGAGATCCCAGAAGCCCCTGAAGGAGACATGCCCCAGCAGCGTCGTGCCGGGCTCCGGCTCCTGGAGCGTGATTCGTTCGGGCAGCAGGAGGCTGTGGGTTCCAGACTCCACCACTACGATGAGCGCTCAGACGGTGAATCCGACAGTCCCGAGAAAGAAGCTGAGTTTGCGCCTTACCCACGCACCGACAGCTGTGAGCAGGACGAAGATGTTGAACATATCATGGATGAAGTGAACGAGAGTCTGGAGCACCCTGCAGCAGAACAGGaagcagacagacacaaagaagaagagcagGTTGAGGAGGGAAAGCTTCAGGAGTCAGGGAACGAGGGAGGGAAAGGAGAGGATGGAAAACCCCCCATGAGCAGCCCCTCTGAGGAGTCAGCTCAGGTCAGGAGCAGTAGGCAGAAGAGGGATGCCATATCTCTGGCCATCAAAGACATCAAGGAGGCCATAGAGGAGGTGAAGAGCAGGACAGTGCGCTCACCCTACACACCAGACGAACCCAAAGAGCCCATCTGGGTGATGAGGCAAGACCTGAGCCCCAGCATGGAGTCGGACCTGCAGCCGCCACTAGGGGGAGAT TCTCCAGGCCCAGCCTCCACCTCTCCACAGGGGGCGGAGTCTTCCAGCAGCAACCTGCTGCAGCATGAGGGGAGTGAAAACTTTGAGTCCCCGTCTCCTGCTGGCAAAGAG aaaTGGCAGTCGAGGAGGAGCATCGCTTCATTCCCAACATATGTGGAAG TTCCAGGCCCATGTGACCCAGAGGACCTCATCGACGGCATCATTTTTGCCGCAAACTATCTGGGCTCGACGCAGCTGCTATCAGACAAGACGCCATCGAAGAACGTGCGCATGATGCAGGCTCAGGAGGCTGTCAGTCGCATCAAG CAGGCCCCTGAGGGTGAGACACAGCCCATGACGGAGGTGGACCTCTTCATTTCCACTCAAAGAATCAAAGTACTGAATGCTGACTCTCAG GAGACCATGATGGACCACCCATTAAGGACCATTTCTTACATCGCTGACATTGGGAACATTGTGGTTCTGATGGCCAGGAGGAGAATGCCTCGCTCTGACTCTCAGGAGAATATGGAGGCGTCTGATCCAGCCCAGGATGAAAAGCGCCAGTACAAGATGATCTGTCATGTGTTTGAGTCTGAAGAT GCCCAACTCATAGCACAGTCCATTGGCCAGGCTTTCAGTGTAGCATATCAGGAATTCCTGCGCGCCAATGGCATCAACCCTGAGGACCTGAGCCAGAAAGAGTACAGCGACCTCCTTAACACACAGGACATGTACAACGATGACCTCATACACTTCTCCAAGTCAGAGAACTGTAAAGAC GTTTACATAGAGAAGCAGAAAGGAGAGATCCTAGGAGTGGTGATTGTAGAGTCAGGCTGGGGCTCCATCCTTCCTACGGTCATCATTGCTAACATGATGCATGCTGGGCCAGCAGAAAAATCTGGGAGACTGAATATTGGAGACCAGATCATGTCTATTAATGGCACCAGTCTGGTTGGACTTCCTCTCTCCACCTGTCAGAGCATCATCAAG GGGCTGAAGAACCAGTCCAGGATCAAGCTTAATATTGTGCGATGCCCACCAGTCACCACCGTGCTCATCAGAAGGCCAGACCTGAGATATCAGTTGGGGTTCAGCGTGCagaatggcatt ATTTGCAGCCTTATGAGAGGAGGGATAGCAGAACGAGGTGGTGTTCGTGTTGGTCACCGCATCATCGAGATCAACGGCCAGAGCGTGGTGGCGACTCCTCATGAGAAGATTGTACACATTCTGTCCAATGCAGTTGGTGAG ATTCACATGAAGACTATGCCTGCTGCCATGTACCGCCTGTTGACAGCCCAGGAGCAGCCAGTTTACATCTAA
- the apba1a gene encoding amyloid-beta A4 precursor protein-binding family A member 1 isoform X2 — MSHQEAPLGYEPVEAPEADLGRREQPSSQRRRHENSGRSRHHHSGNGSENNHSQPGSQRQRRHEGSEGAGRPRTSRRMPDEGDVEQQQIQRPIPRPAVSRYRRQGDTEARLRAQQQRQRQRERERQQREAERAEQQRLDDEEDDHSELARSASTESGFHNHTDQAEGDAVMALEAEPEDEGMYGVALRPEAEEYAESAESEQQPQYPPQPPPLPHEPLQNMERPSRHNTEALNPGYSNYVYTQPRPDDQPYSEPYADYGVQEHVYEEIPEAPEGDMPQQRRAGLRLLERDSFGQQEAVGSRLHHYDERSDGESDSPEKEAEFAPYPRTDSCEQDEDVEHIMDEVNESLEHPAAEQEADRHKEEEQVEEGKLQESGNEGGKGEDGKPPMSSPSEESAQVRSSRQKRDAISLAIKDIKEAIEEVKSRTVRSPYTPDEPKEPIWVMRQDLSPSMESDLQPPLGGDSPGPASTSPQGAESSSSNLLQHEGSENFESPSPAGKESRRSIASFPTYVEVPGPCDPEDLIDGIIFAANYLGSTQLLSDKTPSKNVRMMQAQEAVSRIKTAQKLAKNRKKAPEGETQPMTEVDLFISTQRIKVLNADSQETMMDHPLRTISYIADIGNIVVLMARRRMPRSDSQENMEASDPAQDEKRQYKMICHVFESEDAQLIAQSIGQAFSVAYQEFLRANGINPEDLSQKEYSDLLNTQDMYNDDLIHFSKSENCKDVYIEKQKGEILGVVIVESGWGSILPTVIIANMMHAGPAEKSGRLNIGDQIMSINGTSLVGLPLSTCQSIIKGLKNQSRIKLNIVRCPPVTTVLIRRPDLRYQLGFSVQNGIICSLMRGGIAERGGVRVGHRIIEINGQSVVATPHEKIVHILSNAVGEIHMKTMPAAMYRLLTAQEQPVYI; from the exons ATGAGCCATCAGGAGGCGCCGCTGGGCTACGAGCCAGTTGAGGCACCTGAAGCCGATCTGGGCCGCCGAGAGCAGCCTTCCTCTCAGCGCAGACGACACGAAAACTCGGGCCGCTCTCGCCATCATCACAGTGGTAATGGCAGCGAGAACAACCACTCCCAGCCCGGGTCACAGCGGCAACGGCGTCACGAGGGCTCTGAAGGGGCCGGGCGACCGCGCACCTCCCGCAGGATGCCTGACGAAGGTGACGTGGAACAGCAGCAAATTCAGCGGCCTATCCCACGGCCGGCGGTGAGCCGCTACCGCAGGCAAGGAGACACAGAGGCACGACTGAGGGCTCAGCAGCAGCGGCAGaggcagagggagagggaaagacaACAGAGGGAGGCAGAAAGAGCTGAGCAACAGCGATtggatgatgaagaggatgacCACAGTGAACTGGCACGCTCTGCAAGTACAGAGAGCGGTTTCCACAACCACACAGACCAGGCCGAGGGTGACGCCGTCATGGCGCTGGAGGCCGAACCAGAGGATGAGGGTATGTACGGTGTAGCACTACGTCCTGAGGCTGAAGAATACGCAGAGAGTGCAGAATCCGAGCAGCAGCCACAGTATCCTCCCCAACCTCCACCACTTCCCCATGAGCCCCTGCAAAACATGGAGCGGCCAAGCAGACATAACACCGAGGCACTCAACCCTGGTTACTCCAACTATGTTTACACTCAGCCTCGGCCTGATGATCAGCCCTATTCCGAGCCCTATGCTGACTATGGAGTCCAGGAGCATGTGTACGAGGAGATCCCAGAAGCCCCTGAAGGAGACATGCCCCAGCAGCGTCGTGCCGGGCTCCGGCTCCTGGAGCGTGATTCGTTCGGGCAGCAGGAGGCTGTGGGTTCCAGACTCCACCACTACGATGAGCGCTCAGACGGTGAATCCGACAGTCCCGAGAAAGAAGCTGAGTTTGCGCCTTACCCACGCACCGACAGCTGTGAGCAGGACGAAGATGTTGAACATATCATGGATGAAGTGAACGAGAGTCTGGAGCACCCTGCAGCAGAACAGGaagcagacagacacaaagaagaagagcagGTTGAGGAGGGAAAGCTTCAGGAGTCAGGGAACGAGGGAGGGAAAGGAGAGGATGGAAAACCCCCCATGAGCAGCCCCTCTGAGGAGTCAGCTCAGGTCAGGAGCAGTAGGCAGAAGAGGGATGCCATATCTCTGGCCATCAAAGACATCAAGGAGGCCATAGAGGAGGTGAAGAGCAGGACAGTGCGCTCACCCTACACACCAGACGAACCCAAAGAGCCCATCTGGGTGATGAGGCAAGACCTGAGCCCCAGCATGGAGTCGGACCTGCAGCCGCCACTAGGGGGAGAT TCTCCAGGCCCAGCCTCCACCTCTCCACAGGGGGCGGAGTCTTCCAGCAGCAACCTGCTGCAGCATGAGGGGAGTGAAAACTTTGAGTCCCCGTCTCCTGCTGGCAAAGAG TCGAGGAGGAGCATCGCTTCATTCCCAACATATGTGGAAG TTCCAGGCCCATGTGACCCAGAGGACCTCATCGACGGCATCATTTTTGCCGCAAACTATCTGGGCTCGACGCAGCTGCTATCAGACAAGACGCCATCGAAGAACGTGCGCATGATGCAGGCTCAGGAGGCTGTCAGTCGCATCAAG ACGGCCCAGAAATTAGCCAAAAACAGGAAGAAG GCCCCTGAGGGTGAGACACAGCCCATGACGGAGGTGGACCTCTTCATTTCCACTCAAAGAATCAAAGTACTGAATGCTGACTCTCAG GAGACCATGATGGACCACCCATTAAGGACCATTTCTTACATCGCTGACATTGGGAACATTGTGGTTCTGATGGCCAGGAGGAGAATGCCTCGCTCTGACTCTCAGGAGAATATGGAGGCGTCTGATCCAGCCCAGGATGAAAAGCGCCAGTACAAGATGATCTGTCATGTGTTTGAGTCTGAAGAT GCCCAACTCATAGCACAGTCCATTGGCCAGGCTTTCAGTGTAGCATATCAGGAATTCCTGCGCGCCAATGGCATCAACCCTGAGGACCTGAGCCAGAAAGAGTACAGCGACCTCCTTAACACACAGGACATGTACAACGATGACCTCATACACTTCTCCAAGTCAGAGAACTGTAAAGAC GTTTACATAGAGAAGCAGAAAGGAGAGATCCTAGGAGTGGTGATTGTAGAGTCAGGCTGGGGCTCCATCCTTCCTACGGTCATCATTGCTAACATGATGCATGCTGGGCCAGCAGAAAAATCTGGGAGACTGAATATTGGAGACCAGATCATGTCTATTAATGGCACCAGTCTGGTTGGACTTCCTCTCTCCACCTGTCAGAGCATCATCAAG GGGCTGAAGAACCAGTCCAGGATCAAGCTTAATATTGTGCGATGCCCACCAGTCACCACCGTGCTCATCAGAAGGCCAGACCTGAGATATCAGTTGGGGTTCAGCGTGCagaatggcatt ATTTGCAGCCTTATGAGAGGAGGGATAGCAGAACGAGGTGGTGTTCGTGTTGGTCACCGCATCATCGAGATCAACGGCCAGAGCGTGGTGGCGACTCCTCATGAGAAGATTGTACACATTCTGTCCAATGCAGTTGGTGAG ATTCACATGAAGACTATGCCTGCTGCCATGTACCGCCTGTTGACAGCCCAGGAGCAGCCAGTTTACATCTAA